The following are encoded together in the Blautia obeum ATCC 29174 genome:
- the trsS gene encoding radical SAM (seleno)protein TrsS, whose translation MITLGKTKSVCPICMKVLTAKKCIGEDGIYLVKECDIHGKFQTLIWEGTAAEYLSWGRENLSAETPVNPKIKEKSCPDNCGLCEEHERKGCCMILEVTKRCNMHCPVCFASAGECLENGDLSIDEIEKQYDFLMDHGGPFNIQLSGGEPTMREDLPEIIHMGREKGFTFFQLNTNGIRLAQEAGYARKLKKAGLNTVFLQFDGVTDDVYQTLRGRSMMELKEKAVLNCSEAELGIALVPVIAPGVNDMQVGDILKFAMDHMPFVRGVHFQPISYFGRCSQQRPQAPITIPKMLKLIEEQTDGFMKSEDFAGGGVENPYCSFHASYLKKGERELKLLEKKSGRGCCCTTSDDSRQYVENQWSYSTKKFDDGEMTQTDALDEFLIRVHNETFAVSGMIFQDAWNLDLERLKRCYICEVDSDYGMVPFCAYNLTNSKGIYLYRK comes from the coding sequence ATGATTACGCTGGGTAAAACAAAAAGTGTATGTCCGATATGTATGAAAGTACTTACGGCTAAAAAATGTATTGGTGAAGATGGCATTTATCTGGTGAAAGAATGTGATATCCACGGAAAGTTTCAGACACTGATCTGGGAAGGAACGGCAGCAGAGTATCTTTCCTGGGGGAGAGAAAACCTGTCTGCGGAGACTCCTGTAAATCCAAAAATCAAAGAGAAATCTTGCCCGGATAATTGTGGACTTTGTGAGGAGCACGAACGAAAAGGATGTTGTATGATACTGGAAGTGACAAAGCGCTGCAATATGCACTGCCCGGTATGCTTTGCTTCGGCAGGAGAATGTCTGGAAAACGGTGATCTTTCAATTGATGAAATAGAAAAGCAATATGATTTTCTGATGGATCATGGGGGACCATTCAATATACAGCTCTCAGGAGGAGAACCAACCATGCGGGAGGATCTTCCGGAGATCATACATATGGGAAGAGAAAAAGGATTCACATTTTTTCAATTGAATACCAATGGAATCCGTCTTGCGCAGGAAGCAGGATATGCCAGAAAACTAAAAAAAGCAGGACTGAATACGGTATTTCTTCAATTTGACGGTGTCACAGATGACGTGTATCAGACATTGCGCGGACGCTCTATGATGGAACTGAAAGAAAAGGCTGTGTTAAACTGTTCGGAAGCGGAACTGGGAATTGCCCTGGTACCTGTCATTGCTCCAGGAGTAAATGATATGCAGGTTGGAGATATCCTGAAGTTTGCGATGGATCATATGCCATTTGTAAGAGGAGTACATTTCCAGCCGATCAGCTATTTTGGCAGATGTTCTCAGCAGCGTCCACAAGCTCCGATTACCATACCAAAGATGTTGAAGCTGATCGAGGAACAGACTGACGGGTTTATGAAAAGCGAGGATTTCGCTGGTGGTGGAGTAGAGAATCCATACTGTTCTTTTCATGCAAGTTATCTGAAAAAAGGTGAGAGGGAACTGAAACTTCTGGAAAAGAAATCAGGCAGAGGATGTTGTTGTACTACCAGCGATGATTCCAGGCAGTATGTGGAAAATCAGTGGAGCTATAGCACAAAAAAATTTGATGATGGAGAAATGACACAGACAGATGCGCTGGATGAATTCCTAATCCGGGTTCATAATGAAACCTTTGCGGTATCAGGGATGATTTTTCAGGATGCATGGAATCTGGATCTTGAACGTCTGAAAAGATGTTATATCTGCGAGGTGGATTCTGATTATGGAATGGTGCCGTTTTGTGCATATAATCTGACGAATTCGAAAGGAATATATTTATACAGAAAGTGA
- a CDS encoding DVU_1555 family C-GCAxxG-C-C protein, whose product MDLYERIIELSSMGYHCSQMIMILTLETIGEENPQLVKALGGLGGGIGYCGDTCGCLTGGACAIGLFLGNLAPQEKEDIQMKPAVQELYQWFHKKTEEEFGAFYCKDITSNLDWGIVMEQCPALIADTYTKVIEILTERGILEL is encoded by the coding sequence ATGGATCTTTATGAAAGAATCATAGAACTTAGCAGTATGGGTTATCATTGTTCTCAGATGATTATGATTTTGACACTGGAAACGATAGGGGAAGAGAATCCACAGCTTGTAAAGGCTTTGGGCGGTCTTGGCGGCGGCATCGGTTACTGTGGAGATACATGTGGCTGTCTGACAGGAGGAGCCTGTGCGATAGGTTTGTTCCTTGGCAATCTGGCTCCGCAGGAGAAAGAAGATATACAGATGAAACCGGCTGTGCAGGAATTATATCAGTGGTTCCATAAGAAGACCGAAGAAGAGTTTGGTGCTTTTTATTGTAAGGACATCACTTCCAATCTGGATTGGGGAATTGTCATGGAGCAATGTCCTGCGTTGATTGCAGATACTTATACAAAAGTGATAGAAATACTGACAGAACGGGGAATATTGGAACTATGA
- a CDS encoding class I SAM-dependent methyltransferase: MNRHPGGEAQTLYLLENIEWKKEMKALDLGAGEGDTIRILKSLGMDAHGVDLFPRGSDVETGDFLHLQYPSDSIDLCISQCAFFVSRDQKNALSECWRVLKKGGFLLLSDLDTGNLSEMAEQTGFTILRQEDQTLLWREYYLEAIWNDSFCCEEYKILQKEYKGKKLRYTMVVGRKE; encoded by the coding sequence ATGAACAGGCATCCGGGAGGGGAAGCGCAGACGCTTTATCTTCTGGAGAACATAGAATGGAAAAAAGAAATGAAAGCACTGGATCTTGGAGCTGGAGAAGGAGACACGATACGAATCCTGAAATCACTTGGGATGGATGCACATGGTGTGGATCTTTTCCCACGGGGCAGTGATGTGGAAACAGGAGATTTTCTGCATTTGCAGTATCCATCAGACAGTATAGATCTTTGCATCAGCCAGTGTGCATTTTTTGTCAGCAGAGATCAGAAAAATGCACTATCTGAATGTTGGCGTGTTCTGAAAAAGGGAGGTTTTCTATTATTGTCAGATCTGGATACTGGAAATCTTTCAGAAATGGCAGAACAGACAGGATTTACCATTCTCCGGCAGGAGGATCAGACGTTACTTTGGCGTGAATATTATCTGGAAGCAATCTGGAATGATTCGTTCTGTTGCGAAGAGTATAAGATTCTGCAGAAAGAATATAAAGGAAAGAAGCTGCGCTATACCATGGTGGTTGGCAGAAAGGAGTAA
- a CDS encoding DVU_1557 family redox protein: MAVERTYYTIDPEGKLTCMKCKVPLVKGKAKFMYLENGFPVEMPVCPKCGFVYVPEELALGKVLAVERALEDK; this comes from the coding sequence ATGGCGGTAGAAAGAACATATTATACGATTGATCCGGAAGGAAAGCTGACCTGCATGAAATGTAAGGTTCCTCTTGTAAAAGGAAAAGCAAAATTTATGTATCTGGAAAATGGGTTTCCTGTGGAAATGCCTGTCTGTCCAAAGTGTGGATTTGTGTATGTTCCGGAAGAACTCGCACTTGGAAAAGTTCTTGCGGTGGAGCGTGCACTGGAGGATAAATAG